One Salvelinus alpinus chromosome 9, SLU_Salpinus.1, whole genome shotgun sequence genomic window, CAGGCAGTTGGGCTCGTAGTTGTTGAGGCGCAGCACCTGAATGGCTCTCTTGATGCTGAGGTGGTGGAGCACACTGCCCACCTTCAGAGACAGCAGGTCATCCTGACAGAGGACACAGGAGCAAGAATGTTAAAAAGAGTGTCAGGTCAGATGGAAATAGTTAGCAGGAGGACTCCTACATTGAGTTAGTGAGGATTTTACCATTGCGAAAGAAAAAACTATTTCCCAGCAGGTAAGGTCTGACAATCTAATGAGATTATTTTTTGATTGTACTAATAGTAGTGGTATATGGCTAGTGTTTGTTTTTGCCGTCTTGTTTCAAGCCATTGTGTAGTCATTGCATCCACAGAGGGTGAGACAAGGCCTTCTCCAGTGTTACTAATCACACTCTGTAGTCCATGCTGTACAGTCTGTTCAGCTTAATGTGAACTGGCAGTGTGATCATTAGGCCTAGAGCCATACAGTATCTCAATCTGTGGCTCTGAATCTGATCAGGCCTATCCATGCATGGCCTGAAGACAGGAGTgtcagtgtgtgcgtgtctgtccaTCTCTTCGACACTCACTACTGTCATGTAGTGTAGCATGCGGCCGTCCACCCTCCCCTCATCAAACTGAGTCTTATACTGAGGCAGGCCAATGTCATCCAGCCACCCtatgggaggagatgagagagagggggggggggggggtctgtcaaCCTGCCAGTCAATTTCCACATTAGAAATCAAATAATCAAAACGTACATCTCGAGAGCACTTGAATCAAATTCAGAATTTGTTAATCGGATTACAATTAATTTGAAACGCCCACCATAGAATTGACAACATGAGATGTTAAGCATAGTAAAACCCCAGTATAAACCATGACTCCCATACTGGCAGTTCATCTACTCACTGGTCACCCAGTTGTAGTCCAGTTTGCCCTTGTTGTCATCCTCCTCAGAGCCCAGGGCCTGCAGGGCCAGCTGGAGCTTCTTCCTGTGCAGCGGGTGTTTAATGCCCAgctcctaaacacacacacacacagataacaaCCACCCAGAGCCACACCCCAGGACAGAGGATTTGTTCCATCCACTTTCTCCGGTCATAGAGTACAGTATTTTTGGCCACAGAGTATAAAGAGAGGCAGTGCCTAGGTTAACAATAAAGTGCTGAATGAATAATATTTTCATTTATGTGTAAAGTCACCCTTAGTGACCCATCCCTTACAGGATTATTTGAACCCATCCCTTACAGGATTATTTGAACCCATCCCCATCCCAGGTCCTTAACGTACAGTAGTTACCCGGGTAGCGTCAACCACAAACCTAATGGGGCGAATTGCCTCATAGGGGATCAATACAAATGACATCTGGCTGTACTGCGGAGTCCAAGTGTTTTTATTCATACAGGTTAGTCTCATTGAAATACAATCTCTCCTTCTCAGTGCTCACCCTCTCTAGGTCCTGCTGTGAGCCCTGCAGCAGAGTCTGTCCAGAAGAGATCCACACGTGGGCCATGTTCAGGTAGAGCCCCAGCCCCTGCTCCTGCAGCCAGTCACACACCTGCTCCTTGGACCAGCGGGCAAACGGGGTGTCCAGGTCACTATGAGCGAAAGAATGAGGACATGCTGTCTTAACGTGGGTCACCCGCTCATAAAGGAACACAGTATTGCCTTCTAACAATGACTTGACCATGGTAGGGCGCAAAACCGGACTAGTTTAGATTCAACTTCCTTTTCATCAcattgcctggtcccagatctggctAGGCTCTCTATGCCtgtaggagttggcaagagatcaccaacaaatctgggaccaggctacatgaTTGGATAAGAGTAGTGTAAGAGAAAGTCATTTCTAGCATTGTTTTTCCTCTGTGTATTTCAGCACACAGAAAGCTAAAGGAAAGCCAAGTGACGCACATGATGTTTCTCAGTGCTCAACGGGAGTGCACTGAGCACAAAAACTGGTTTCTCATTAATTAAAGGTGAAATCACAGTGCACACTAACTTCTTGGGTAATCGCTGTAGGTCACGGGACCAGCCCAGTCTGGGACCTGCTGTGGCTCGGACTCCGCCTCTCTTGAACTCGACCGCCTCTGATAGGTTGTCATCCAGGTTGAACGTGGTGGACTGACTTCTCCTCAGCCTTTAAATACATCATTTCAATTCAAGTCTGGTCATGGTTGAAAGTTAAGCACTTATGACTCCAAACTAATGTACCATGGTTGAAAGTTAAGCACTTATGACTCCAAACTAATGTACCATGGTTGAAAGTTAAGCACTTATGACTCCAAACTAATGTACCATGGTTGAAAGTTAAGCACTTATGACTCCAAACTAATGTACCATGGTTGAAAGTTAAGCACTTATGACTCCAAACTAATGTACCATGGTTGAAAGTTAAGCACTTATGACTCCAAACTAATGTACCATGGTTGAAAGTTAAGCACTTATGACTCCAAACTAATGTACCATGGTTGAAAGTTAAGCACTTATGACTCCAAACTAATGTACCATGGTTGCGGTGGGGTTACCATAGCTGaaagcattttttattttattataaaaGAATACACAAAACATGTTTCTCTTCCTTATATTGCAAGCTTAGTTTTTTGATTAGTCAAGACTTAAGAGTTTTAAATCAGATCAATATTaaccagggttgtattcattagggcacaccgtagcaaaatattttgcaacagaaaacaaaaaaaataagcATTTTGTATTGAACAAGTTCAAGTACTCCCTCCCCGTTTCAGTCAGTTTCCTTCtgttttggtgcctaatgaaaatGACCCAGGTACCCAAAACTCAATATTGATGTCTTACAGGACAGTGTCATTAAGAGTTCTGTACCAAACAAATGTAACACTTACTTTCCAAAGAGCCCCTTGATTCCCTTGGACTTCTTCTTGCACTCGGGGGATGTAGTGGAGGTCACACTGGTCAGTGTGTTGGTGCTGTCGCTGTTGGCTGACCTCTGGGGTAGACCGGCCAGGTCCAGATGGTCAGTGCCCTCCTCTCGCTCAGTCTCAGCTGTAGAAACAGGACATCAGCAATGACAACAGGGCATCAGCACCGCCATGTCACCATGGTGACAGCCATGGGGTGCATCCAAAACGGCATCCttttggctctggtcaaaagtagtgcaatataaatcaggtgtaggatcttaaattGATCTTCCTGTTGTTGTAGGAAATgttctgcacagcaggaaatgcaaacttgtaggtTTAAGAAGGATTCTAAATGTGtaattttcactttaaaatgttagacttgatttgccccaaataaaaatgtatcgacccctacaaaaatatccattcattataatccacacaattcACATttactgttgctgcaggattacttTCTTGCTGTGAAAAACCGGTCAAAGATTCCTCacctgtagggaataggatgccatttcagatgcagccaTGCACAGATATCTGCATCTCAGGGCCAGAGGCTGTGGCCCAGAAACACCCTGGCCAGCCACACAACTCCCAGACAGAGAAATCATAGGGATGGTATAACACTAATACCCAGACaatgctactcactgtttattatctatgcatagtcacttcacccccacctacatgtacaaattaccttaactaacctgtacccctgcacactgactcggtaccggtaccccctgtatatcgcctcgttattgttattttattgtgttactttagtttatttgggaaatattttcttaactatttcttgaactgcactgttggttaagggcttgtaagtaagcatttcacggtaaggtctacacttgttgtattcagcacgtgacaaataaagtttgatttgaatctGTTCTGTTAATGTCTCCATGCAATGGAGTGGAGACTCCTGAAGCACTAAAGAGTTATTTTATTTTAGTTGCAGTCAAAGACTAGTTGTGCACTGGTGTATAGACAAAACATGCATAGAATTCAAATGTCAATATTATACTTTTAGAGATATTGGAGGCATCCTAAATCTTGAACAGAGTGtttatttattgaacctttatttaactaggcaagtcagttaagaacaaattcttatttcacaATGACGGCCACTCCctggtcaaaccctcccctaacccggacgacgctgggtcaattgtgcatcACAACCGATcagggccggttgtgatacagcccagaatcgaaccagggtctgtactgACGGCTCTAGcacggagatgcagtgccttagactgctgcgccactcgggagctaaaGAGTGTaattcatgcacacacacattcctaaATGAGACTCACTAGGCCTCTGGTTACAGCATGCATGACCGCTTCACTGAACACAACTTGTACATGGGAGAGTGAGGTGGTCTAAGTTAGGAAACCACAACATAATCAGGATCTAACTATGTTATGTGGGTTTAAGAAAAAGGTTATTTGAATATTTGGAGTTGAATTTAGCTTTCAGGAATAGTGAACAGCATATCAACTGATAAGAGCCAAAACATCAGGAAGAACATAACATTCAAGTAAAGAAATGTACTTCATGAAGACTATCAGGGAACATCACTGCAGATGACATCTGGTTATAAAACCGGGATATGGTTTGTTGCGAGGGGCGTCTGAACAGAAATAGAAATGAGCATATACATGCAGTTTGCcgacacacagaacaaaacatacaaaAAAGGCTCCGATCTTTGATGTTATCCAGCCATGTTGCAAAGCTGTTTGCCTCGGAACAATTGCTGGTAACATGGGTGTGGTTGCATGTGAGGATGTCTACTGTAGAATTATATACCAAAATAGCAGCAACGATAATGCCTTGCCATGGGCTAATGGTTGCCGGAGAGTAAGTAACCTCTTTTCAAATGTCTAATGTTTAGAGTGGAAATTCAAACCTTCTATGTGAGAACTCCCAAGTTATATCTACATGAGCATGCTTCATTAAGTCTTGAAATAACCAGGTCACCACCAAGACCTAGCATAAGACTTGGGTTAatcattaaatatatatatatataaattcctACCCTTACATCTCTATCAACACGAGCCTGCTTATGAAATATGTAGAAGTCACCTTCAACTCATATTCCATATAGAGCGGTCAcccaagaaagaaagaaattgtcCATTTTTTAACTAAGTCTGGGGAGAATCATGATTTATGAAATTGAATTACAAAAGACAGTTCAGCTCACATAACATTTGTGAGTTAGGTGAAAGTAGAAATTCAACAGTTGGTTGAGAGGGTTTGGGAAGGAAGGGGACGGAGGGAATGTTATGAGGTCAAGGGTCATATCCAGTAGTGGTAATTCCCCCAGGGAGGCCATACTGCTGCCCTGCCTTGCCCTGAGGACATGATGGCTCCATTATACAGTACCTAGCATAGGTGCACTCGCACTCCGGCTGCGATCTTCACAATGTGTTACACAAAGCAGACATGACACGAGAGGAACAAGACAAAGGTCAAAGGTTACCGAAGGGAAAAAACAACAGGAGAGAGTCACAGTATAATggtaggaggaggagacagataaGATACATATAAAACAACTACAAAGCACACACAGTAGGTAAAATTTTCATAATTAGACAGGGAGAAGTTTCTGGGACTAGTCATTATGGTGTTCGTATGTATTTTAACTATGGGTGTGGTTTTGGggaacataataaaaaaaataaaaaaaacattaaaagctGCATAGAAAAACCAAGCTCTTTGTTAAGAACCGCTCAGACTTCAGAATAAACCAAAAGGCTGTGCAGCGCTGTAATGGTAACATTCCCCAGCACGTCACATTAGACACCGTTTCCACCATTTCTCTCACTTGCCTGTCTACCCCTCTAAGTTCCTTACTGTCTGAATTAAGTGGCAGAAACacctaaaatatatatacactatatatacaaaagtatgtggacatcccttcaaattagtggatttggctatttcagccacacccattgctgacaggtgtattaaatcgagcacacagccataaaaTCTCCAGAGACaaccattggcagtagaatggccttactgaggagctcaatgactttcaaatgtggcaccgtcataagatgtcacctttccaacaagtcagttcgtcaaatgtctgccctgctagagctgccccggtcaactggaagtgctgttattgtgaagtgaaaagtggtaggccacacaagctcacagaacaagaCCCGTGAAACGCGTAAAGaacatctgtccttggttgcaacaatcactaccgagttccaaactgcctctagaagcaatgtcagcacaataactgttcgtcgggagcttcatgaaatgggtttccatggccgaacagccgcacacaagcctaagatcaccaggcgcaatggtgtaaagctcgccgccattggactccggagcagcGGATACattttctctggagtgatgattcacgcttcaccatctggcagtccgacggacgaatctggactttgaggatgccaggagaacgctaccggCACTTAtggatagtgccaactgtaaagtttggtggaggaggaataatggtctggggctgtttttaatggTTTTGGCTCcttcgttccagtgaagggaaatcttaatgctatagcatacaatgacattctagacgattctgtgctaccaactttgttgcaacagtttggggaaggccttttcctgtttcagcatgacaatgcccacgtgcacaaagaggtccatacagaaattgtttgtcgagatcggtgtggaagaacatgactggcctgcacagagccctgacctcaactccatcgaacgcCGACTGAATTGGAACAAAGACTGAGCCAGGCCTACTCGCCCAACATCAATGCGcaacttcactaatgctcttgtggctaaatggaagcaagtccccacagcaatgttccaacatctagtggaaagccttcctagaagagtggaggttgttatagcagcaaaggggggaccaactccatattaatgcccatgattttggaatgagatgtttgatgagcagatgtccacatacctttggcaaTGAAGTGTATTTTTTTTTGAATAAAAAAAAGACTACCATCTCACAAATCTAATCATACCCAACATGAATTGGTCAAAATGCACAAGATACCACATCATACAAGTCAAAAGAGCCCAAAAGAAGCAGAGTTAGCAGGCAGAAACCAGTGAGTAGCAGTGTTTTACAGTATCTGGGCCTAATTCATAAAGCATCCCAGAGTATGAGTGCTAAActaggatcagtttggccttttagatcttattaatgaataagattatacgGACGGGgaggatctgatcctagatcagcactcgtaGTCTGATACGCTTTGTGAATATGGGATCTGTTACCACAAAGCTTCCACCTGAGACCCAGAGCCCATCCACCCACACCAGGCCCATCCATCCACCCTCTCTTACCCAGGTTAGGGGTGCTGGCTGTCCTCTTGCCTCCCTTGATCTTGAAGAAGCCCCGGCCGAAGGAGGAGCGAGCCTTCTTGTTACCGAAGCGGTCATCCTCCGTGGTCACGGGGTGAGACGAAGAGGGAGACTTGGGCGGGCGCTCGCTGATCTTACTGATCTCCtccacagccttattctgaacAGTAGCAGAAAAGAGCTGACATCAAATGTACatgttggtcatttagcagacgctcttatccagagcaacttacaatcagtgcattcaactaaggaaggtaaaaacaaacacatgacaatcattGAAAGTCAAATTATTCTTCAAAATACCCACCATCTGCTAAATCAGTGCACACAACGCCAGAACCATGTCACATCACACACACGCAGTAACAGATTGTTTTATATATGGGAAATTGGATTTGAAAATACCAGACAGTGCAGAGTTGGCTTAGTGTAAAGTCATACATTTCAATTGAATGTGATAAAAGGCAGTCAAATGCATGCAACGAAACCAAGGTGATACACACACGGATGGgaataaacatttttattttgctGTTCGAGAGTACTCAGATTTTATTTCAAGTACTCAAATgaataaatatttatttatttattttatttgttacatgcaatgGAATTTCTCTCTTGCGCATTTAtcaatattattttttatttaactaggcaagtcagttaagaacaaattcctattttcaatgacggcctttttaccttgtcagctcggggatttgatcctacaacctttcggtaactagtccaaagctctaaccactaggttacttgCCGCCCCAACAGATCGGAACAACGCCTAATTTATCGTAACCATTACAGATAACACATCCTAATTGCCCCATATAGTGTATATTCAGTCAATAAAAAAAGCAAGTGCCATTTAAGATTAATTTATTGAAaccgtaatatcaactggttatataaCATTGTGGAACACAATCTTCCAAAAGGAAGTAACCTCTGTAGTGGAGATGAGCAGAGatgggtgggatgggctgagggaaactgagggttgggatgtggaattggagacaagttgGAGAggagttgctgggcgggggatagaatgatggtcaaagattaaaagtataaaaaataaaacataataaaaaagtTTGAATGATACTGAAAGGCAGTGTTTTTACAGCCAATGCCGgattgcctgaggctgatgccgtgcaggtgtttgtacacatgcatatatacacacacacacacacacacacacacacacacacacacacacacacacacacacacacacacacacacacacacacacacacacacacacacacacacacacacacacacacacacacacacacacacacacacacacacactcattcaaatacacacatacacatgtaaatagtgccagacatgcactcaaacatatacagttggccttgctgttatgattttagttgtcctttgTTTATTTGCATTGTTTACTGttttgtctttttctctctttagttcattttcttggttgttggtgcattggggatGGGGAATGGAATTACTTGTATTTTTTCTTGGGGGGGGCGATGACTGTGGGAGGGatctcggatggttgaggggtagctcttggggaactgtgggggggaatCTTGGAGGATTCAGGTCCCCGTTTTTggccttgtgggagatctgtcgatgtgcccttgagcagggtgttgaacctggatgcttctgtgtgtcactctgaatgggagtctgttggatgactggtatgatgtagttgttgagcgtcttcactgcaagtatattgtatgttttggatattcaataaaataaaatgaaataaatgaAGTCGTGGTGATAGCTTGTAGAAGCTTATCGCTGTACAATGGCAAAACCTTGttttgttaatttagcagacaagacgcTCTTATATCCAGTCAAGACACCCATTTTATGTTTGGGGAGTATGCATATGCTTAATGATTCTAATGAAAATACGCTCTGTCTTGATCAAACTAATGTTATTGCATATTTTCAGTGTGGATCCTGTCCATGTTTAGGTGGGTAATAACCTAGGCCAGGGGTATTTAACACTTATCCTACAAGGTcgagagcctgctggttttctgttctacccgATAATTAATTGCAagcacctggtgtcccaggtctaaatcagtccctgattagaggggaacaataaaACAATGCAGTgaaactggctttgaggtccagaaaTGAGTTTGAGGGGCCTAGGCTAACCAATTCTAAATAGCACTAGCAGTTTGCAAAGTAGCTTAAGCAGAAAATAGACAGGACAAATTTATTCCATAACTGCAGCTCGTTTTGGAACACATATTTCCTACTTCAATCAACCAGTCCATTTTGAATGTGTGATAAAAGTCATTTGGCAAGGAATGTAGCGTGTGTATCCCATCATTTAGATATACGTTTTTATAGGCATTTACACAGTCTCCAAAACATTagcaacacctgctctttccctgacagactgaccaggtgaaagctatgatcccttattgaggtcacatgttaaatccacttcaatcagtgtagatgaaggggaggcgacaggttaaagaaggatttttaagccttgagacatggattgtgtacgtgtgccattcagagggtgaatgggcaagacaagattgaagtgcctttgaatggggtatggcagttggtgccaggtgcaccggtttgattgtgtcaagaactgcaacactgctgggtttttcatgctcaacatttccccatgtgtatcaagaaggacatccagccaacttgacacaactgtgggaagcattggagtcaaaatgtGGATGTGGAATGCTTTGAACCCCTTTATAGAGtctatgccccgacgaattgaggctgttctgagggcaaaaaggggggggggggggcactcaatATTATGTTTGTCTACTCAGTGTGTTTCTATAGGCCTAAAAGGAGCTTGTATGCACAGTCAGCAAGTGTGTATGGAGGGAGAGGTCGGAACCGATGGGAAAGGGAATTTAGGTAAAAGAACGGTGTGATGCTTGGCTTGGTTTCTTTTTTGTTGTGCCCCGCAAATGCACATGTACAAAATGGAACACGAGGGTCAAAGAAAATTTCACTTGCCACAAATCACATTCCACCAAATAGTTTTTACAGTATTTGAAAAAAATGTGAGCTCTCGTTAAAGATCCAGCTTTGTCATCCGTTCCAGTACACATGTccatccctacacacacactcataaacatTAGCCTTACTGAGGATGCTAACCTTCAGGAGGCTTTCTAACAAGACGGAAGAGACAAAGAGGAAGAGAATATAAAGAATGATAAAGAGAGGATGAGCAAAAAAGTGTCTGACTGAAATTTGGAAAGAAGACCACAGAGAAAAGACTCTCCTCTGTTGGCTTTTCATCCATCACCAATGTAATCTGGCACAGATGATGAGATGGAGTGTTAGTGGTGAAATTCACTGAGGACTTTAGAATTCATCAGAAATCTCTTTACCTTTTCGCTGTTGCTGACATACAAGTTGTCCAGACTCCCTGAATTGGGGCTATCCAGGGTCCTGAAATGACAAAGATCATCACAGTGAACATTAACAACATCTGGCCAACATATGTACTGAACCGCTGACCTTTGGGAGGAAGGAATTCTGACAGAAGCTTGAAGCGTAAATCGACAGGATATGACATGCAGCTTCACACCATAGACATACTCACTGTGGAGTATCACATGAAAGGGGGGCCTCCTGTGACTCTTCCTGGCCCCCTGCCTCGCTGCAGGGGATAAACAGACAAGTGTTGGGATGCTAACCCGATGCTAACATGGACAAGATGCGAGCAGTCTGCTGCACGCTATACTGTATACTGGCTGTGGTCAAACCTGGGTGTGGAGGCTATAAATACTTGTCCAAGGAAGCCATTTTACTCATTCACGCTGATTTATACACCCTTGTGAGACACATTGGACCTTGTGGTGTCGACATGTCATCGATTATGCCGCATTTGTCATGCTAAGGGCGAGATGAGATAGCTCGCCTAGATATTGACCTTTTCCAAGGCCGGTCTCATTTCAGGAAGTAGGTCTACACCATAGCAAAAACAAAAGTTTACTAAAGTAAGAATTGGAGAAATTCAGGTAGGGCCGTTCCTGTTTGGTTCCTAGCGAAAACACCCCAGCACTGGACAGACACCAATGTTGTTCTGGAAGAAATTTGGAAATTGTCCCACAGGTTTAGACAAAGCCTGTTGTTTTGAGGATTATAGAGCATTATTATCTCTAGTTCAGCTCACCTCTCTGGTTCAGGTTGGTCCAGCTCTGGACTACTTTTTGGATCGCATGCTGACTGGACTGAAGGGCTGGGTGTGGGCGAAGACACTTCAGTAGCTCCATAGTGCATCTCCAGCTTCGCAATGAAGCAGAGGACCAAACGGGAAAGAACATTTAGTAAAGTACAACTGCCAAAAATGTGTAACTGGCTGTTTTCTTGGTTGGAGGACATCTGAAGGCTTTGAGGTTTTCTGAGGATGAAACATTCattcatagaaatataatctgtTCTGTGATCAGATGGCCTTGACCCGTTCTAGTCAATATATTTCTATGCATGAAGCTAAGTAGTTATGACATGTCATCTTGTACCTCGTCTGGGCTTTTCCCTGCTACTTCCTCGTCTCCGGCTAGAGCGTGCCTTTCCAACTCCATGGCAACCAGGGTGGTTGTCGTTGACATCACGGAGAGGGAGCTGTCGCTGTTACTCTCGTCACTCTCGCCGTCTTGGGTTTTCTCTGGAATGGAATATGAAAGTTATTTTTATCAGGCAGATATTTATgtagcccagagagagagagttcagagTCGACCATTCTATTGGAGCCCACTGCCAGATATTTGAGGCTTTGAcgttcaaattcttaaaatattTACCTCAAGAACATTTCTATCTGCTCTTACAAATCACTGCTAACATTAAACTGCATCTGACTGATCATTCACAAGGTCACTCAGCATTGTTTGTAGTTACTTCTTTGATCCTGAACAAACAAACTACAGTATGATAAGAGTGTTTCTCACCTAGAAAAAGAACATGATAATAGCACATTGTTTTAGAGAGAGAACATGGTTTCTCAAACCTTTCTTCCCTTGCATTGAACTCCTGTCCTGGACCTTTTTGTAGCGCAGCAGCGACTGCCTCAACTCCTCAATTTTACGATCCTACAGGTGCAGAGGGGTCACAAAGATCAAACTTGACAAAACTAACCATCTAAGAATCATGAGATGGAGGGCGGTGGGGTCAACTGTAGTTTACAGTACCTTCTCCTCATTGGCTGCCATCAGTGATTCCACTGCTTTTTTCATTCTCTGCACTTCCACATCTGAAGGGTAAAGAAATTGATTTTTGCCAGAGAATATACTGCTGGGTCAACTCTGGGCAAAGGTATGTCTGGGGTCCTCTGACTAACTCATCCATAGTGATCTATGGTACAACAGTACATCTATTTAGAGAGTTGTCAATATATATTAGTATCCAACAGTACCATCTAAACAGTCAGGGAGACCTCCTGAGGGACATTTTGACTCCCTATCCATGTAGTCTAACTACTTTCTAGCCTCACAGTGAAATAAGCACCACATCTAACAGTTGAGGGAACCTTGAGGTGAGTGGGGTGTTGATGGAGAGAGCAAgtggtgagaggagagaagggtaaggaaagggtgaggaggagaggtcTGTGGTAAAAGGAGGTGTTGGTTAAAGGAGAAAGCAGGAAGATGGGAGCACAGACTGAACAGTGAGCGAGCGGGCATCTATACCATAACAGATGAGAGGAAGGGACGTTTTTACATATAGACGGTCTATCATCGTATATATTTATAAATCCCTAGGGCAG contains:
- the LOC139584505 gene encoding liprin-beta-1-like isoform X7, with the protein product MMSDASDMLAAALEQMDGIIAGSKAMDYSNGLFDCQSPTSPFMGSLRALNLLEDLRGVLELMDTEEREGLRCQIPDATADSLVDWLQQGHLMSNGHHISMGGDLYQERLSRLEGDKESLVLQVSVLTDQVEAQGEKIRDLDMCLDEHREKLNATEEMLQQELLCRTALETQKQDLLAEVSNLKLNSFEKDRLHFDFSDNEDMVLEMNELRYRVTEMESERLQYEKKLKSTKEELAMLRRHLEGRDGELRRLHDETGFRGITPVGMDSGDRVSHPDETLKLRLKEKHVEVQRMKKAVESLMAANEEKDRKIEELRQSLLRYKKVQDRSSMQGKKEKTQDGESDESNSDSSLSVMSTTTTLVAMELERHALAGDEEVAGKSPDELEMHYGATEVSSPTPSPSVQSACDPKSSPELDQPEPESEAGGQEESQEAPLSCDTPQTLDSPNSGSLDNLYVSNSEKLFSATVQNKAVEEISKISERPPKSPSSSHPVTTEDDRFGNKKARSSFGRGFFKIKGGKRTASTPNLDRSRSASAPMLAETEREEGTDHLDLAGLPQRSANSDSTNTLTSVTSTTSPECKKKSKGIKGLFGKLRRSQSTTFNLDDNLSEAVEFKRGGVRATAGPRLGWSRDLQRLPKNDLDTPFARWSKEQVCDWLQEQGLGLYLNMAHVWISSGQTLLQGSQQDLERELGIKHPLHRKKLQLALQALGSEEDDNKGKLDYNWVTRWLDDIGLPQYKTQFDEGRVDGRMLHYMTVDDLLSLKVGSVLHHLSIKRAIQVLRLNNYEPNCLRRRPSDENNITPAEISQWTNHRVMEWLRSVDLAEYAPNLRGSGVHGGLMVLEPRFNVETMALLLNIPPNKTLLRRHLATHFNLLVGSEAQGLKQDCLENPDYTLLTATAKVKPRKMSFGSFGSLRKKRQDDSEEYVCPMDVEMPKGRSFQKGYELQLYEDDIDRLEQMEDSEGTVRQIGAFSEGIQNLTSMLKDDEFFKELSNSPNPSITDDDSNM
- the LOC139584505 gene encoding liprin-beta-1-like isoform X8; amino-acid sequence: MMSDASDMLAAALEQMDGIIAGSKAMDYSNGLFDCQSPTSPFMGSLRALNLLEDLRGVLELMDTEEREGLRCQIPDATADSLVDWLQQGHLMSNGHHISMGGDLYQERLSRLEGDKESLVLQVSVLTDQVEAQGEKIRDLDMCLDEHREKLNATEEMLQQELLCRTALETQKQDLLAEVSNLKLNSFEKDRLHFDFSDNEDMVLEMNELRYRVTEMESERLQYEKKLKSTKEELAMLRRHLEGRDGELRRLHDETGFRGITPVGMDSGDRDVEVQRMKKAVESLMAANEEKDRKIEELRQSLLRYKKVQDRSSMQGKKEKTQDGESDESNSDSSLSVMSTTTTLVAMELERHALAGDEEVAGKSPDELEMHYGATEVSSPTPSPSVQSACDPKSSPELDQPEPESEAGGQEESQEAPLSCDTPQTLDSPNSGSLDNLYVSNSEKLFSATVQNKAVEEISKISERPPKSPSSSHPVTTEDDRFGNKKARSSFGRGFFKIKGGKRTASTPNLDRSRSASAPMLAETEREEGTDHLDLAGLPQRSANSDSTNTLTSVTSTTSPECKKKSKGIKGLFGKLRRSQSTTFNLDDNLSEAVEFKRGGVRATAGPRLGWSRDLQRLPKNDLDTPFARWSKEQVCDWLQEQGLGLYLNMAHVWISSGQTLLQGSQQDLERELGIKHPLHRKKLQLALQALGSEEDDNKGKLDYNWVTRWLDDIGLPQYKTQFDEGRVDGRMLHYMTVDDLLSLKVGSVLHHLSIKRAIQVLRLNNYEPNCLRRRPSDENNITPAEISQWTNHRVMEWLRSVDLAEYAPNLRGSGVHGGLMVLEPRFNVETMALLLNIPPNKTLLRRHLATHFNLLVGSEAQGLKQDCLENPDYTLLTATAKVKPRKMSFGSFGSLRKKRQDDSEEYVCPMDVEMPKGRSFQKGYELQLYEDDIDRLEQMEDSEGTVRQIGAFSEGIQNLTSMLKDDEFFKELSNSPNPSITDDDSNM